aacaaaacaaattatatttttggtacAAACCCCATATTAATGTAGAATGTAAATATGATGTGCTTTGGATAGCTAAATTCAAAGTGTTTGGAATTCAGTAATGTGTTTTGGAATACCCATTCAGTAATGTGTTTTGGAATACCCATTCAGTAATGTGTTTTAGGATATCTGTTCAGTAATGCGTTTTAGGATACCTGTTCAGAAATGTGGTTTGGAATACTGACTTGTGATGGTGTTTTGTTCGGATACCTATTCagaaaagtgtttattttgGAATTATTACTTCTCTGCTTTCGAGTAAACAACTGTAATAAAACTGGAGTAAACACCCCTTGATAATGGTAAGGCCTCACAACACAGAAACATAATAACATGACAACGTACACATTTttcacatcaatttattaataatttacagcATAATACATATTTGCTGTAGTATACTGTATTATTTATAGTTTACAATATTTAGTGAGTTACATGGAATACACGATTGCGTACAGTATCTAAAGTATTTACATATACAACTGCATACAAATACATCATTCCGTAATTTATCTTCACTGAACTGATTCACAATTTCGTTCATTATCAGTTCAGTTTTACATTTCTGTAGcaggtaatacaaacaataaaatccaCACATTCTGCTATTTATCCTTTGAAGGGATTTGCTATTGTAAACATAAGATGTATAATGTTTCCTTAAATATTCTACgaacattatattgtaatgctCGGGTGGTTTCCCGAAACTATCGAAAAACTCCGCTTTGTCTTTGTTAAAATAGAACGCCACCCAGTGTTTGCCGGCAAGGTGAGATGGGTCCGTGTTTACAATACACCCCCAGGGTCTCCCCCATTTCAAGCGTGGTAGTGTATCGCTCGAGTAAACACCGACAATACGTGAACGTAGATCTGGGTCACAATTGATCgcacattgcatttgtataccattcatgattttatttaacaaacacGTTCCTGGTCTGATCGATTTCAATCAAGCTGGGAAATTCCCCATACACAATGCAACTGACTGTGCTATTCAGTGCTGATTTAAACTGTACTTCTAACCGTAAATTACCACTCTTAATTAAGCTTAAATAATCAGAGTCCACAAACACAGGTTCTAGACTGAACACAAACAATCCATGACCCAAAACAAATTCGGATCTTTTAATGTAATTTCCACTGTCTTGACCCCATCTGTTGACTCCCTCGAACAAATTCACGTATGCGCTTATGTCTTCGGCTTCTACTGGTCTGCCTGGTATGCTAACACCGTCCAAATACAAAGACACAGTTTTCACAAATGAACTCTGGAAGTTGAAAGGGTTCTTTGTATAGGATCCACTCACACCATCACCGTTTACAAACCCAACAACTAGTCTACCTGGACAATGTGACTGATACACGTTGTCCCACACGTAACTTTGTTGAGAAAAGGGAATACTACTCATTTTAACTTCGGTTTTAGTGAATGGATAAAGGGCGTTGGATTTTTCAAACAGCTTGTTGTGAGTCAGAATCAGGGCACTGTTCATTTTCAGTTTACATATCTTGAAATAGATATCTTGCAACTCGATCATGTATTCCTGACCAGTCTTGCCGGACATCAGACAAAAGGGAACGGAACTCCGAAATAGCTTTATAGTAATATCCACGCCATTCACCAGATATCTACttatgttaaaaatatcttcgCATAGTGCACCTTCCATGGTAATTGTTTTACTGTTTGCGATGAATGCACCTCTGTTGAGTAATCCAGAATTAGCACCGGTAATGGGATCTGTGCTTTCAATGTCTGTTTGTACCTCCCCTTTGTCTTTGTAAAATAACTGTGCCTGAAGTTGAGACTGTTTAGCGTCTACACCATAATTCAGTAAGGTTTCAATAATTGCTTTGTAGGGATAGTGATTGTTCGCTGAACTCGCCAACTGACCTTGTAAGTACACAGCGACTTGCGACCACAGAGCTTGCATGAATAGGTTTACCGGACCCACGTGTTCATCTTTATCCAGAACTGTCCCATCAGAGTGGCTCACTTTCAGCTTTACATGCAAACGACTACGTTTCAAATCTACGTAGTCGCTTCCACTGTTTGCAATTTGGAATTCTACTGGGGACGAATCTGTAATTTGACTGATGGGTCTGCAGTCTACGTAGTAATGTTGAAACACACTCGTTTGGTATGGGGGCATAGTAAACAGGTCCAAGGCATTTGGTAACCCTTCCACAAAGTCTTTGTCTGTGAGCAGCGACatactgtttgttgttgtttatacaaatatatctttttcacTAACAGCTGATTTGTACTTCGATGCAGGAGTCTGTTTCTTGCGTTGTGTCAGG
Above is a genomic segment from Gigantopelta aegis isolate Gae_Host chromosome 7, Gae_host_genome, whole genome shotgun sequence containing:
- the LOC121378041 gene encoding uncharacterized protein F54H12.2-like; amino-acid sequence: MSLLTDKDFVEGLPNALDLFTMPPYQTSVFQHYYVDCRPISQITDSSPVEFQIANSGSDYVDLKRSRLHVKLKVSHSDGTVLDKDEHVGPVNLFMQALWSQVAVYLQGQLASSANNHYPYKAIIETLLNYGVDAKQSQLQAQLFYKDKGEVQTDIESTDPITGANSGLLNRGAFIANSKTITMEGALCEDIFNISRYLVNGVDITIKLFRSSVPFCLMSGKTGQEYMIELQDIYFKICKLKMNSALILTHNKLFEKSNALYPFTKTEVKMSSIPFSQQSYVWDNVYQSHCPGRLVVGFVNGDGVSGSYTKNPFNFQSSFVKTVSLYLDGVSIPGRPVEAEDISAYVNLFEGVNRWGQDSGNYIKRSEFVLGHGLFVFSLEPVFVDSDYLSLIKSGNLRLEVQFKSALNSTVSCIVYGEFPSLIEIDQTRNVFVK